From the Hevea brasiliensis isolate MT/VB/25A 57/8 unplaced genomic scaffold, ASM3005281v1 Scaf645, whole genome shotgun sequence genome, the window gcaccagactgtcctcctcctctccttggagcaaatCGAGCCCTGACCCTGAGTCTGACCTTGAGACTCCTTGACCTCTTACTACCCGTGTCTGCTAAACCGGACTGACCAGATCCAGAACCTCTCTTGCATTGCCTGTCCTTTCTAGaatgctcttcatttctgactctctccacatcaagggctgatgctaccaaGAGAGAGAAATTCGTAAAGTGGTGAGATGTCATTATCaacttgatgttgtcattcagtccatcctcaaaccttctaCACTTATCAGTTTCTGTGGgtatcaactccaatgcatatccactaagtctcacaaATTACTGCTCATACTCggagactgtaagctgcctctATCTCAGTGCTAGGAATTTCCTCCTTCTAGCCTCCAAGAACACATGActaatgtatttctttctgaattcagccagaaagaactcccaggtgatctgtgaAGGTTGTACCACCCTCGATACTATCACCAACCATCTATAAGTATCCTCCTATAGCAGTGAtaaagcacactccaactgctgctctgggtTGCAGTGCAACtactgcaataccctctctgtcctctccagccaatactctgctgtagctggatcatcatccctcttacctctgaagtcaacTACCCCATACTTCTGCAGTCTCTCTAGTGGGGATCCATGTACAAGTTGTGGCTGtggggtggaggtggctgtacaggtggtggtggttgtggctgtggaggtggaggtggctgtggctgtgggatggctccggtgacctaatggagCAGCTGAGTCATCTATTCATAGAAGGCCTACTGTGCCCTACTCACAACACCTCAAGATGATTCCACTCTACTACTACTTCGACcccgactaggagcaggtgcgggtgcgtgacgctctacctcctcctctatcggtcctggaggttcgtgctctgaaggatcatatgccatcgatcctataaaaaagataaagaacatatctgcattagtgtcactttGACTCTATTTAAATACCCATGAATGTGATGCaatctatctatttctaactatctaggtctaggaccacctaaacctctgctctgataccactaaatgtgacgccccttacctgtctactgtAGAgcagagcaagaagtgccacattcggtaccggagcaccctatcttgttttatcatatctattgttaacttttaatatcatttaaaagtagtaatccatgtgtagaattttttttttcataacttatttctgtggagacctggacaaagcctcctctgttttattaacatctgggcggttccactaatcacctgttaacatgttcatattcattttacatatttccatatcatattctcttttgtcatttcattcacaattatttatgagatctcaaaaatatcatctattgcatgcatatagaaattcatagataatagattactagtttacattacaatctcaaaatggaatacatcatgtgtttatgtacaatgaacaaaaagtatAAAATCTaaacatacatgggccctaccaaaaagaaatacaactacTGTAGAGGTGACCAGTAAACACTGGCAGATCTAATTGAGCTCTATGTGTGCACTATTACTACTACTGCTACAGCTGCTGAGActgatctccaatacctacgcaatggaaaaccaatacgctaagcataatgcttagtggtgcataatttataataacaataattaaacaattgaattaatatttgcaaatcataatttctgggtcttttacatttttattgcactttgaaaAAAATtgacattatcgggatcttttaagattacttattgtattttaagtcttaattaatttttatcagtgcccaaaaaacttataacaaattataaaagctggatgcacaggAGTATACTGATTAGACAGTCATatatctatccagtatacgtcggtcatgtcaggcatggAGCCTGCGGGTAGGCTTTTAAGCCTCATAtaaaaattaggcacaatggccaatgggcaggcatgaGGCCTGTaaaataatcatatcagacaAATTTTATCTGTTATTGATTAttcttatgggcagtactgctatctgtagtccctaattggtataccaatttatccaaactaaataaataagtctaggtatactatgggcaattaagcataattttaattattttagtactatttactgtcactattttctggtactgttcagtagtaccattaatttcatattaataggacattagtcccaatttacatattcatatcattttttatatttaattagccttatgagtattttaattattatgtatAACATTTTTcctatgaacctttctttaggttcattttgatgtattatatttatgtaggaatttggctaggttaggatgtctatttggtcacacttccttcacaataattgctcctctatgtttaaacttgaattttagtttttgaattacTTAATTCGAGGTTATAgaactcaaattatggtcaaaataccataactgatccctttgcctctaagctatcTAGAATTgataattcctggtcaataaattttgaccagtcatttgatcattttatgatcatttttaaacttaggttccttcataagatttgttcctctatgtcttaaggactcccaggtacaatttcataaattttcaagcttggtgtggtgagttatggtcaatgtattgacctggactcttaatcctataaaggcaatagtcaaacttcagggcagtatgtttaaccctctttttagggtctttacacttagaatttggcaaatgtgtctaaatcaatattgtagccctaagtatcatgttctagatcatattggcacatctcaaatggaattttctagtgggagttatggccaaatgaacacacaggtatcaaatggcattctgggttcaacttaacattttccagatttcaattcctaattttggctaatattttccctaggatgcaatgggttttggagcttggtgaaaacataaaaattgttgagctatatcttataaaacttttggcactattttcactcaatttgcaactttggagaccaagttatggcatttttgccaaaactggtcaagcataccaaaggaacagtgttttggtcaatttctgggttggcagttttagtgacccaagtTATGCTAACAATTtaacttggttaaaggcaaaactgggtcaagtggtcttcatgaaaagtgtagctctatgtctaagctttccattaatgtaacttttaggtcatttggaccagtatagagagagttatgaccaaatgaacatgtactattcatttggtcattttttgggtttcagtgtttggtcattcgGGTTTGGGCAgaaaattggtcatgattttgacaaaatttgggcatggtgtctacatgaaaaatgggctattttgagtctaatttcacctccaattggcctcataccaattggagttacacattttcagttatggttcaataaAGGGACTAGACTCAttaagtcccaacctgcagaaaattaacactcccaatatctcaattcctccaacttccttacttcaatttgcatgcaatacacttttataagcaacaatctcaactcaataggtcaatttcaagcattttacacaaagtcctcaagcatttacacaaaccctagttttcaaagtttcaaatttacacaaacactacataatcaaactcccaaacattttaactcatcacacattctcacggaaccttttcatcacttaaaagcaacaaacctcaagttccatggcttccgaaaattcaagggttctttcctcaagattttctttttattttcatggtatttatacttggctaaacatgcttttcatgtttaataaagagaagaagagggattagtgcactaaccttacttgagcttccctaacttcaattttcttgcttccaatgggtgtctatagcttccttatggagtggggagaaatttttgtgaagtgagctatgggttttgggtggaagaagcttgggaaatcaagcttgaaagcttgacatcaatggaggaaatgggGAGGGTGCAGCCGAccaagagagagaagagggagtggGGAAGAAGGTGAAGGTTGGTAGGGATTTGTcctcttgtgtcttatatatttttatttttgtactttaaattttaaatttccataagcttttcttttcctttcttttcttttatttctcttctcattttcctaatttatttcataaattttaatttatgttaattattttattttctaaattttaatttgacatttaggtcaaaattcaccttttggggtgaaataaccaaaatgcccttcatactgcatatcgggttatttttattatttttgtaccaatttataaattctctaaatttttattttatttcctctaaatttttcttatattttcttaacatttattccttcaatttatacctcttcactatagtttaagtgtagttccagacattctgactgtccgaacagacattagtcgtcgggaCAGTAGAATGTAAGGACTACCGACGGTGAGGACTTTACAgaaagtatataatacatcttaaaaaaatatagaaaagtatatatataaattcggtTCTCGGTTCGGTTCCGGTTCGGTACGGTTTTGGTTTGGTTTCAGTACGATTCTGGTTCAGTTCTTAATAAAGAATCAGAACCGAaccaaagtatcaaaataaattcGATTCAGTACGGTTCCTGTTGGTTTGGTACGGTTcttaggttcggttcggttccccCAAGAATCGTGCACAGCCCTGCTAGTAAGTGTAAAGATGGCATCTCTTTTCTTATTTTTGGAAAGGAGGAGTGGACAGATGTGTTAATGTTGTGGAAGGTACTCAAAATTTCTGGTAAATGCTAAAGTTTATTATCTAGTTTTACAACACCCTGAAGTTTCCACCTACCAAGTCCTGCTAACAAAAACGCCTGTTCCCAGGACTTCCCAGTAGCTTCGAGCAAAGCAGCATTGCATGTCTGCAATTCCACTGAGGCACCGGTAAACATTGAGGCTGCCTCCTCCCACGCCCTATTATGTCCAACGCACATAACAGTATGGATCTCGTCGCAGGAATATCTGCAGACAGCTTGCTGAATAGCTTGCTGAAGATGCTCAGCAGTCTGTCCATCCATGGATGCAATTGAATAGAAGCTTGAAATGAAATGGACATCAGCATCCAAGAGGTCTGGCACTTGCTCCTGTATTATTTTTAGCGTTTCCCTACTCCGTGTCGCATCGCTAGATAGAATGAGCTGAGGAATCCAACCACTCAGCTGGAGCTTTTGAGCGACTGCAGCAGCATCATCCTGTCCATCTTTGCTCAGAGGTCGATCATGATCTCGCAATGAAGGGTTATCCCAGGAACTCTTAGCATGACGAAGGAGAATAAGGCGGCGAGCCACCGATTTGGAGGGAGCTTGATGGGAATCTTCATCGGTGACCGTGGCTGTCACCGTCGCCAAAGAACTGCATCCAGCGGGCAAAAGCACTCGGGAACTAGGGCAGCTGCAACCAACTGAAACGGCAGATTGTAGTGGTTGGTAAATATTTTTGTTATGAAACATTTTCTTTACAAAAAATTGATCCAGTAATATGGGCAGTGATCTCATTTAAGAGAAATTATATAACAAAACTGTATATATTCCTTGTATGGAATGGTAAgtcaataaaaattaaacatataaatcAGGGTGAATCCTATAAATaataaagtgaaaaaaaaaagaaaaaaataaccaccaaacaattaaatttttaatgtgaTTTGATTAAAAACACTCTTAATTTATTCTAAATATCACAAGTGTAAATTAAAGTTTTGCGATTGAAAATATACATTCATATCAAATTGAAAAAATTCAGTGTAACCACACATGTaatttatcaaaaaaattaagaaaatggaTTAACATTAGGTAAAGGTAAACCATATTTGTCAAAAGAAAGGGAGCTTTATAATGTAATACCATGCAGGGATTTGTTGTCCTCCCAATCCAGTATCTTTTCTGGAGGTGTTATTGTCCCTTCAAGAACTCCAATTATCTTGCATGACATGgcaaaacaataataataataataataataataataataataataataagttattCCAACTATTATGTAATCTCTTTCGTTGGGATGTCAGTTAATGCATACATACATATGAGCTGAGCTTTTACCTTCCGCATTTGTGGGCGATACTTTGAATGTCTATTTGTGCAAGCTATAGCACAAAATATCATCCGTTTTATTTGCTCTTCGTCATAGCTTTTCTCTAGTTTGAAATCAATAAGAGCCACAATTATCTGTTTGATTTTCTGTTCGTCATAACTCTGCCGTATGGAGTCAATCAGAGCTGTATATTCTCCATTATCCAAAGCTTCTTCGATTTGAGTCCTCGCCTAAATGTTGATAAATATAAATTTACTTttttcatcaaaattaatttttaattttccacCATATTTGTGAATGTATGCTAATATAAGAACTAGCTGTTGAAATATCAAAATTGGTAGAACTATACATTCCAAATATGTCAATATGGTTCGTTATTCACATATTTTCTATTATCGTATTATGTTAACTAAATAaagattatattttatttatcaatTTACAAATATTTGATTAATCATTTTTCTTAGATAAAATATTACTAATTttacattataattttgaaatatttaaaaaattgtatTGCATTTAATAGATAAGTGTCAAACGACTCATACCCAAGTGACGATATCAAGGTCTTTGTCATCTAGAGGTTTCCTTCCACTAATTAGTTGTAGAAGTACcacaccaaatgaataaacatctGATTTCTTATAAACTTTTTGAATATTACCATATTCTGGATCTGCATAActgtaataaaaaa encodes:
- the LOC110655262 gene encoding uncharacterized protein At3g52155, chloroplastic; amino-acid sequence: MIFCAIACTNRHSKYRPQMRKIIGVLEGTITPPEKILDWEDNKSLHVGCSCPSSRVLLPAGCSSLATVTATVTDEDSHQAPSKSVARRLILLRHAKSSWDNPSLRDHDRPLSKDGQDDAAAVAQKLQLSGWIPQLILSSDATRSRETLKIIQEQVPDLLDADVHFISSFYSIASMDGQTAEHLQQAIQQAVCRYSCDEIHTVMCVGHNRAWEEAASMFTGASVELQTCNAALLEATGKSWEQAFLLAGLGRWKLQGVVKLDNKL